The genomic region CGCTGCGTGAGCGGGCAGTCGTCGAGTTGCCCGCTGTCCTGAATGCGCCGAAAGGTCTTTTCGATCATCTCGCGCATCGCGTCCGGCGTGCGGTCCTTCAGCGTGCGGCTGATGGCTTCCACCGCGTCGGCAAGCGCAAGGATGCCGGTCTCCCGCGAACGCGGTTTCGGCCCGCCGTAATAAAAAATGCTCTCGTCGAGCGCCGTTCCGGTTTCGGCGGCCTTCTCGCGCGCTTTCGCAAGGAAAAACGCGATCGGGCTCGTGCCGTGATGCTCGCGGATGAAGTCGATGATCCGGTCGCCGATCTTGTGCTCGCGCGCGAGCGCGACTCCGTCCGGAATGTGTTGCCGGATGATCCGCGCGCTTTCGACAGGATCGTTCAGCCGCTCGTGCGGATTGTCGCCGAGCTGGTTTTCGACGAACCACTCCGGACGCAGGCTCTTGCCGGCGTCATGAAAAAGCGCGCCAACGCGGCAAAGCAGGGCGTTTGCGCCGATCGATTCCGCCGCGGCCTCGGTGAGCGCGCCGATCGTCACCGAATGTTGAAACGTGCCCGGCGAGCGCGTCATGATCTGGCGCAGCAACGGGTGTTCGTAGTTGGCAAGCTCAAGGAGCGAAACCGGCGTGAGATATCCGAACAGCCATTCGGCAAGCGGCGTCAGGGCCACGACCACAAGGCCGGAGATCGGCCCGGAAAAAAACGCGGCCAGACCGATCCAGATGACATCGCGCGGCTCGCCGCGCATCAGGACGAAGCACGCGGCCATCGCCAGGTTCGCAAGGCCGACGAAAAGTCCCGCGCGAACGACGCCGCCGCGCGTGGCCGCGGCGCCCATGAAATGCGCCCCGACGAGGCACGACACCAGCACGTAGACGGGCACCGGGATATCGATGCTCGTCGTCAGCCCCGAAACGAGCGCCGCGCAGACGGCAAACGTCAGCGCGACCTCAAACCGCATCACGAAACGCACCAGCATCGCCGCCGCGGCCATCGGGAAGATGAAGAACATGAAGTCCGGCGGAAAGGCGGGGTACTGCGTCGCGATGTGATCGGCCAGAAGAAGAAAAAGTTTTACGAACAACAGCCAGACGACAAGCGTGCTGCCGAGAAACGCGAAATCGCGCTCGGTGATCGTGAAGTCCGGGATATTCAGGTCCGCAACGTAAAACGCTGAGAAAACGAGCAGCGACAACAGAAACGCGAGCCCCGCGACGCGGGGCAGGGCGGTGACGATGTTCTCACGGCGCGACAGCCAGTCGAGCACCATCGCCTGCGTCGCGTCGGCGCTGTGCCCCTCGCCGATGATGAGCTGGTTTTTCTTGTAAGCGTGGATGACCGGCGCGATGTTCTCGGCCGCGCGCGTTCGCCGGTGGCGCGTTTCGTCCATGTTGAAACGCAGGTTCGGGCGCACGAGCAAGCGCGCGATGTTGAGCGCCAGCGCACGCACGTCCGGCGCGGTGTCCTTTGCCGCCTCGTCGAGCCGCTTCGTCGCGCTTTCGAGCCCGATGATTTGCGACGGATCGGCGAAAAGCTTTTCGGCCTTGGTTTCCAGATTGCGAATCACGATGGGGCTCGTCGCGTCGCCCTCCGCATCGACGCGAAAGACCTGGGCGATCTCGCCGTCGGTCGCGGTGATACGCCGTTCGTAGAGCGCGTCGATCCACGCTTGCGCGGCGTCGATCGCTTTGGCGGCGACGGCGGCGCGCGGCGCGGCGGCGAGACCCTCGCCGACCGGCGGGCCAAGGCTCGTTTCAAGGATCAGCGAAACGGGGCGCGTATCCTCGTCGGCCACGGCACTCGATACGGACGCCCGCGCCGTCTGCAGGCGCAGCTCGACGTCTTCCTCCACGCCCGGATCAAAATCGAAGACACTCGGGCCGCGCCGCAAGGCCTCCAGGCGTCGCGCGGCGGTGGCGGCTTCGTCCACGACCTCGAAATCGTATGGCGCGCGAATGCTCTTGGAGGCGAAAGTGCCGACGTCGAGCGCGGGGATGGCCTGCAACAGATTTTGGGATACGAGCACCGCGATGAGGGACGAAAACAGGAAGATGATCAGAAACAGGCGAAGCCGCGCGCGCGTGATGAAATCGCCGGACAGAGTCGCCAATCGCGGATCGATCCGCGGGCCGCGCCGTTTTGCGTCCTTGCGGGCGCCGGAGGGCCCCTCGTTCGTCACCTCGGGTTTCACGGTATACGCAGGGTAATCGCAAGGCGCGCCGCGCCGCAAGCGACATTGACCGCCTGCCGGCAACGCCCGATGATGCGCCGCATGCCACGTTTTGCGCCGTTAGCACTCGTTGTTTTTCTCGCCGCGTCGCAGGTTTTCGTCACCTGCGGCGGCGACGACGCGGGCTCGCCGAAAGGCGAGGGATTTACCGGCGATGTCGGCGTCGATTGCGTGCAGAAGGGCTGCACCGATCCCGCCTGGTGCCTGGACCCCGGTCAGGCGGCGTGCGTTTCGCTGATTTGCGCCGGGCGCGCCAACGGCGAGACCTACTGCACCATGCCGTGCGACTACGACGAGCAATGCCCCGACGGTTATCGTTGCACGTACCAATGCGACGACGACATGAGCGAGACGGACTATTGCGTGACCGATTCCGACTACGGGCACATGGTCGATTTCGCGCTTTGCCCCGCGTAGGTCAAGGCGCTTCCAGAACCGTCAGTTCCACCGTCACGATGCCCGCCTGGATCATGTCGAGTTGCCTCGCCGCCGCGAACGAAACGTCGAGAATGCGGTCGCGCCGCGCCGGTCCCCGATCGTTGATGCGGACGACGGCGGTGCGGCCGTTGGCCGTATTTCGGACGCGCACGATGGTGCCAAACGGCAGCGTCCGGTGCGCCGCGGTGAGTTTGTACATGTCGAACGGCTCGCCGCTGGCGGTGCGCCGTCCGTGAAACGCCTTGCCGTACCAGCTCGCGATACCCTTTTCGCTGTAGCCGGGCTCGCGCGGCGTGACGCGCCTGGCCGGAGCGCAGCCGGTTTGCGCGGCAAACGCGGCCCCGACCAGAAGAGCCAGCGCGAAAATCCGTGTGCGCGAGAAACAGGATTGGTGGCGCATGCGTGGGCGAACGCTAATATGAGCGCATGACGACGGTCAACGACGACGCGCGGCGCGAGGCTTCGGCCAGACCGCGGCGCCTGATGCCCGAACACTTTGCCTGGACGCGCGTGGCCTCGCGCCTTCGCTTCGGATACGCGTGGCGCGCGCTACGCACGGGTTCCGCGCGGGTGGCCGCGCTGCGATTTTCGCCAAAACGCTTCACCTTCGATGCGCGCGCGGGCGATACCACCGAAACGCATGACAACGGCGCGATCGCGCGCGTTCGCCTTCCGAATCTCTATCCCGCACGCCTTCTGGCGACTGGCGGCCGCGTCCTGCGCCCGGCGATGTCGCTTGGCGACGCGATCCTGACCGCCGGCGATCATCTGCACTTCGCGTCCGTCGGCATGAAAGGCACGACGATCCGCGCCGGCGGGGCGAGCCTTGCGGCAAGGATCGTCAATCCGCGCGACCTGCGCACCGGCACGATCGCAATCTACACCCGCGAGTTCGGCGCGCGATCGCCCATCGCGACGATCGCGGCCGTGATTGCCGGCGAGCGCGTCGTGAATGTCGTTCGCGATGAGGCCGCGCCGATCCCCGACGACGGTTTCGTCATCGCGGCGATGCTGCCCCCCGGCACGAATCCCGGCGCCGTTTTTCCCTTCGCGGCGGGCGCGGATGTGACGTTTGATTTGCCGCTGCCGCCGAATCTGACCGGCTTCGACGCGGCCATCGGCGGTGCGCTGCGTGTCGTGGAGTCGGGCCGATTGCGGATTCGCGGCAGCGAGACGGACTCCGAAGAAGGAATCCCGATAAACGCGCCGCCCGCCGGTCGCCTCGTGATCGGGTTGACCGAGACGTTTGAAGCGCTGGTCCTGATCGTCGATGGAGGCGGCGTCGCCTCGCCCGGCGCGGCCGCGGCGCGGCTCGCGCGCGACCTTGGCGCGACCGACGCGGTGATGTGGGCGATTGAGGGTATTGGCGATACGGCGCCGGGCGACGTCCTGCGTGAGTTATGGACCGCGCGCGCCCTGCCGGCAGCCGAAAAAGCGGGTGAGGAACGCGACGAAATATTGATCGTCCCGCGAGGTGCGCCGGGCTGAGCGTCAACCGGGCGGATCGGCGGCGCAGCGGAAACCGAGATCGGGGCGGAAGGCGTGACGCGCGGCGTTTTCCCGATAGGCCGCGCGCGCGAGATACGGCGGCGACATGAACGATCCGCCGCGGACGACATATCGATCGCCCACCGCGGGACCGCGAGGATTGTCGCCGTTGTCCGGGAAGCGCGCGGCGTCGTAATACGCGGGCGCGAATCGATCGGCGACCCACTCCGCGACATTGCCCGACAGATGCCGGACGCCCTCGGCCGACACGCCGGCGAGATCCTCGCCGACCGGCAGCGACTCGCCGACGCACGGCGCCGGGATGGCCTCGCCGCGATCGTTCACGTGCGCGGCCGCAAGGACATTCGCGTCAAGGCAAGTCGGAGTATCGTCGCCCCAGGGAAAGCGGCGGTTTTCAAGGCCGCCCGCCGCCGCCTTTTCCCATTCCGCTTCCGTGGGCAGGCGGCGTTCGATCCACGCGCAATACGATTCGGCATCCTCGCGCGTGACGTTGACGACGGGATAATCCGCCCAGGCAGGATCGAGAAAACCGTTGTCACGGCCGAGCGTGTCCGGTTCGACCGGGTCATCGCATGCGCCCGAAAGGACGCACCGCCGGTATTGATCGTTGGAGACCTCCGTGGCCTCGAGATAAAACGGATCGACTCGTACATCGTGCTCGGGATGTTCGTCGGAAAAGCCGTCGTCGGGCTCCCCGAAAAGGGCCGGATCGTAAGGCGAGCCCATCGGAAACACCCCGCCGGGGATGAGCACGAGCGCCGACGGATTCGGCCTTGCCGCCGCCGCCGGAAGATCGGCGGAATCCGGCGTGACGCACGAAACGCCCACGACGACGGAAACCGCGACGATCGCGCCGACAAGAATGGCGCGCGCGTTCGTCATCGCAACCTCACCACGTCAAAGCGGTTGTCGTATTTTTTTGCCAGCTCCTCGGCGAAATATTCCGCCTGTAGGCGCGTCGAAAAACCGCCGATCACCAGATCCATCTTGCCGTCCTGCGTCGGCACGAGGCGCGTTTCGAATCCGTCCCGCGCGAAACGAGCCGATTCGGCCATCGCCTGATCCTTCGCGAAATGCCCGGCGCGCACCGCGTATTCCTCGCGCCGGGGGGAGGGGGTCTCCTCGGGCCGGGACGCGCGCGCGGCGGCCAGATCCTTCAGGCGTTCGCTCGCCGCCAGCGCGTAGAAACTGCCCGGCATCATCCGCATCACGCGCGCGTAATGCCGGCCGGCTTCTGGCGTATCTCCGAGTTTTTCAAGCGCCTGCGCCATTCCGTAATGCACGCGGCCGATGTCGATGCCGTCGGGCGACGTATCGAGCAGCGCCTTGAAAAGATCGCGCGCAAGGTCCGCCTGGCCAAGACGCAGCCGCGCCTCCGCCAACCCGAGCTGCGCTCGCGCGAGGTCTTTTTCGGGAAAGCGCGCGATGAGCGCGGCGTAAGCGTCGGCGGCGTCGCGGTCGCGCCCGCTGGCCAGATGCGCGTCCGCGAGCAGCAAATACGCCTCGGGAGCCTCGGCCGCCCTCGCCCAGCGTTCCAGGAGTTGGCGCGCGGCGCGCACCGCCGCGTGGCCGTCGCCGCGCAACTTGTGGAGCTGAGCCAGGTCGAGCATGGCCCGCGCCGCGAGCGGGTGATCCGGATGGCGCGCAGCGACATCCTCGAAGAGCGTCACGGCGCGGGAGACGTCGCGCGTGGCGCGCGCGGCGGCAAGGCGCAGCGCGGGAAGGTCGGGCGACTCCGGATCGGCGGCGGCGAAGACCTCAAGCGCCCGCATGGCCGGCTCGTAGCTCCCTTCGTCGAAGAGGCGTCGAATCTCGTCCGCCGTCGGCGCGGCGCCGGCATTCGTTTCGGACTCGGCCGCCGGCGCCCAGGCGGGAAAGGCGGCCAGCGCGCCCACGCAAAACACCACGGCGAGAAAGGCGGCCTCAGACGTCGTCGGAGATGCCCGTCGGGTCATAGTTCAGGTTCCGCGAGTCGGATTCGGTCGGGATGTTGTAGCGCGCGCGGATGTCCTCGAGTTCGGCCCGCGCGAGCCGGGCTCTTCGACGGCTGCGCATCACGTCCACGAGCGACCCGATCGCGACGAACAGGCCGCCGATGAAAAGGCACGCGACGAGATAAATCCAGAAGGGCAGCGCGACGGTTTGCAGGCGGTATTCCATCGGCGACGCATCGCCGGTATCCGCCACGGGCGCGGCGTCGCCGGCGTCATCGTAGTCGTACGTGAAAAACACGATCGGGCGCTTGGCGGACAGCCAATCCCAGTTGTTGTGGATCACGAATCCGATCGCCACGGCGAAAACCAGCAGAAAAAAGACTTTCACGACCCTCATAGCGGCTCCTTTCGTCGAGGCAAGGATGCAAACCGCGGCGCCAATTTGCGGAACGTCTCGCGGATGCCTTCGGAAATCACTTTCGCATCGCCGATGACCGGCATGAAATTCGTATCGCCAAGCCAGCGCGGCA from bacterium harbors:
- a CDS encoding formylglycine-generating enzyme family protein, producing the protein MTNARAILVGAIVAVSVVVGVSCVTPDSADLPAAAARPNPSALVLIPGGVFPMGSPYDPALFGEPDDGFSDEHPEHDVRVDPFYLEATEVSNDQYRRCVLSGACDDPVEPDTLGRDNGFLDPAWADYPVVNVTREDAESYCAWIERRLPTEAEWEKAAAGGLENRRFPWGDDTPTCLDANVLAAAHVNDRGEAIPAPCVGESLPVGEDLAGVSAEGVRHLSGNVAEWVADRFAPAYYDAARFPDNGDNPRGPAVGDRYVVRGGSFMSPPYLARAAYRENAARHAFRPDLGFRCAADPPG
- a CDS encoding HDIG domain-containing protein translates to MATLSGDFITRARLRLFLIIFLFSSLIAVLVSQNLLQAIPALDVGTFASKSIRAPYDFEVVDEAATAARRLEALRRGPSVFDFDPGVEEDVELRLQTARASVSSAVADEDTRPVSLILETSLGPPVGEGLAAAPRAAVAAKAIDAAQAWIDALYERRITATDGEIAQVFRVDAEGDATSPIVIRNLETKAEKLFADPSQIIGLESATKRLDEAAKDTAPDVRALALNIARLLVRPNLRFNMDETRHRRTRAAENIAPVIHAYKKNQLIIGEGHSADATQAMVLDWLSRRENIVTALPRVAGLAFLLSLLVFSAFYVADLNIPDFTITERDFAFLGSTLVVWLLFVKLFLLLADHIATQYPAFPPDFMFFIFPMAAAAMLVRFVMRFEVALTFAVCAALVSGLTTSIDIPVPVYVLVSCLVGAHFMGAAATRGGVVRAGLFVGLANLAMAACFVLMRGEPRDVIWIGLAAFFSGPISGLVVVALTPLAEWLFGYLTPVSLLELANYEHPLLRQIMTRSPGTFQHSVTIGALTEAAAESIGANALLCRVGALFHDAGKSLRPEWFVENQLGDNPHERLNDPVESARIIRQHIPDGVALAREHKIGDRIIDFIREHHGTSPIAFFLAKAREKAAETGTALDESIFYYGGPKPRSRETGILALADAVEAISRTLKDRTPDAMREMIEKTFRRIQDSGQLDDCPLTQRDYLRIRDAFFRVLTGTRAPAQTAPTAAPPASRAAS
- a CDS encoding septal ring lytic transglycosylase RlpA family protein codes for the protein MRHQSCFSRTRIFALALLVGAAFAAQTGCAPARRVTPREPGYSEKGIASWYGKAFHGRRTASGEPFDMYKLTAAHRTLPFGTIVRVRNTANGRTAVVRINDRGPARRDRILDVSFAAARQLDMIQAGIVTVELTVLEAP
- a CDS encoding tetratricopeptide repeat protein, translating into MTRRASPTTSEAAFLAVVFCVGALAAFPAWAPAAESETNAGAAPTADEIRRLFDEGSYEPAMRALEVFAAADPESPDLPALRLAAARATRDVSRAVTLFEDVAARHPDHPLAARAMLDLAQLHKLRGDGHAAVRAARQLLERWARAAEAPEAYLLLADAHLASGRDRDAADAYAALIARFPEKDLARAQLGLAEARLRLGQADLARDLFKALLDTSPDGIDIGRVHYGMAQALEKLGDTPEAGRHYARVMRMMPGSFYALAASERLKDLAAARASRPEETPSPRREEYAVRAGHFAKDQAMAESARFARDGFETRLVPTQDGKMDLVIGGFSTRLQAEYFAEELAKKYDNRFDVVRLR